One stretch of Aquimarina sp. Aq107 DNA includes these proteins:
- a CDS encoding CPXCG motif-containing cysteine-rich protein: protein MFEHFFQCPYCWEQVSMLLDPSVSYQVYVEDCEVCCNPIELHPRFEDQTLISFEAVNIEQ, encoded by the coding sequence ATGTTCGAACACTTTTTTCAATGCCCATATTGTTGGGAACAGGTATCTATGCTATTAGATCCCTCTGTTTCTTATCAGGTATATGTGGAAGATTGCGAGGTGTGCTGCAACCCAATAGAACTACACCCAAGATTTGAGGATCAAACTTTGATTTCCTTCGAAGCGGTTAATATAGAACAATAG
- a CDS encoding response regulator, with protein sequence MKNLKILLIEDDEIERMKFTRVLQKNNYTCKLQEATNGEEAIEILEDDTKTPDIILLDLNMPKMNGIEFLKSLKSNDKLKYVPVIILSTSNNHQDLKRCYEEGIAGYLVKPLKYEDYVEKIKYLIEYWGKNELISV encoded by the coding sequence ATGAAAAATTTAAAAATCCTATTAATCGAAGATGACGAGATAGAAAGAATGAAGTTTACAAGAGTTCTACAGAAGAACAATTATACGTGTAAACTACAAGAAGCTACAAACGGCGAAGAAGCCATAGAAATTCTTGAAGACGATACCAAAACTCCAGATATTATATTATTGGATCTAAATATGCCTAAAATGAATGGTATCGAGTTCCTAAAAAGTTTAAAAAGTAACGACAAGTTAAAATATGTTCCGGTCATAATTTTGAGTACTTCTAACAATCACCAAGATCTGAAAAGATGCTATGAAGAAGGGATTGCGGGGTATCTAGTAAAACCATTGAAGTATGAAGATTATGTGGAAAAAATAAAATATTTGATAGAATATTGGGGAAAAAATGAGTTAATTTCTGTCTGA
- a CDS encoding heme NO-binding domain-containing protein — MKGIVFTEFLQLVEDKFGLEMVDRIIEESNLPSNGIYTAIGTYEFSEMLSLITNLSKNTDIKTDDLLLTYAEHFFSVLASNYPQLIERYENPLDMLESIENHIHVEVRKIYPSAELPTFQVLERTPDTLSMIYKSSRAMYSFGLGLMNKTFEHFNKRAVISYDKLKDDGTEVKFMIQMKNG; from the coding sequence ATGAAAGGAATTGTTTTTACTGAGTTTTTACAACTTGTCGAGGATAAGTTTGGTCTAGAAATGGTGGATCGAATTATCGAGGAATCTAATTTACCATCTAATGGAATTTATACGGCAATAGGAACGTATGAATTTTCAGAAATGTTAAGTCTTATTACGAATCTAAGTAAAAATACAGACATTAAAACAGATGATTTACTACTCACCTATGCAGAACACTTTTTTAGTGTATTAGCTTCAAATTATCCACAATTGATAGAGCGCTATGAGAACCCGTTAGACATGTTAGAGTCTATAGAAAATCATATTCACGTAGAAGTAAGAAAAATTTATCCTAGCGCAGAGCTTCCTACCTTTCAAGTATTAGAAAGAACACCTGATACTTTATCCATGATCTATAAATCAAGTAGAGCTATGTATAGCTTTGGATTGGGTTTAATGAACAAAACGTTTGAGCATTTTAACAAAAGGGCTGTTATATCTTATGATAAATTAAAAGATGATGGAACTGAAGTTAAATTTATGATTCAAATGAAAAATGGGTGA
- a CDS encoding ATP-binding protein, which translates to MGEINPEILQRALAREKAARKQAEGILEDKSRELYEVAQELKQVNEQLKGVLAKKNSELKGMSDNLVDAYVLMKVNGDVIEMNDAAKELFGYDVSKENLNVMSLIYKDDFNYAMESFQKLVTEGSFTDYVARTVTKSNGVRTVHINGSVIKDKDNVAIAAQGIVRDITDQIEAEKLKEELLKNLEQSNKELNDFAHVVSHDLKSPLRSMNALINWLKEDYEDKLDENAVTSFNSLLNKIEKMDHMIDGILSYSSIDRNEKTGKEVSLDKVVSDILEMIYVPETFSINIHDTLPMMIGDRFRFQQLFQNIISNAIKYNDKEKGFLDIKCNDIGDFWEITLADNGPGIPEAYHRKIFEIFQTAQDKSKSTGIGLSIVKKIVNMYGGEVDVSSEENKGTTFLFTLKKPSL; encoded by the coding sequence ATGGGTGAAATTAATCCTGAGATACTACAAAGAGCACTTGCTAGGGAAAAAGCAGCTCGTAAACAAGCAGAGGGAATTCTAGAAGACAAATCAAGAGAATTATATGAGGTTGCTCAAGAATTAAAACAGGTAAATGAACAATTAAAAGGTGTTCTGGCTAAAAAAAATTCTGAGCTCAAAGGGATGTCCGATAATCTCGTAGACGCTTATGTTCTAATGAAAGTGAATGGTGATGTTATAGAGATGAATGATGCAGCAAAGGAGCTATTTGGTTATGATGTCAGTAAAGAAAATCTTAATGTAATGTCCCTTATTTATAAAGATGACTTTAACTATGCTATGGAATCCTTCCAAAAATTAGTCACAGAAGGATCTTTTACAGATTACGTTGCTAGAACAGTTACTAAGAGTAATGGTGTTAGAACAGTCCATATTAATGGAAGTGTTATTAAAGATAAAGATAATGTTGCAATTGCTGCGCAAGGCATTGTACGGGATATTACCGATCAGATAGAAGCCGAAAAATTAAAAGAAGAATTACTAAAGAATTTAGAGCAGAGTAATAAAGAATTAAATGATTTTGCTCACGTAGTATCACATGATCTAAAATCGCCTTTGCGAAGTATGAACGCCCTTATTAATTGGTTAAAAGAAGATTATGAGGATAAGTTAGATGAGAATGCTGTAACCTCTTTTAATTCTTTACTCAATAAAATAGAAAAGATGGATCATATGATCGACGGAATTCTAAGTTATTCGAGTATTGATAGAAATGAAAAAACGGGAAAAGAAGTCAGTTTGGATAAAGTAGTATCGGATATATTAGAAATGATTTACGTCCCAGAAACATTTAGTATTAATATTCATGATACGCTTCCGATGATGATAGGTGATCGATTTAGATTTCAACAATTATTTCAAAACATCATCAGTAATGCAATAAAATATAATGATAAAGAAAAAGGATTTTTGGACATTAAATGTAATGATATCGGTGATTTTTGGGAGATTACTCTCGCCGATAATGGTCCAGGAATTCCTGAAGCATACCACCGCAAAATCTTTGAGATTTTTCAGACGGCACAAGATAAATCTAAGTCTACCGGAATTGGACTATCTATTGTAAAAAAGATAGTTAATATGTATGGCGGAGAAGTCGATGTATCGTCAGAAGAAAACAAAGGCACCACTTTTTTATTCACTCTTAAAAAACCTTCTTTATGA
- a CDS encoding FIST signal transduction protein, producing the protein MKIQQYQRNKNGNWIPTKTFDEKLKNPLVLVFGNRFIIEREPILDEIKALFNESEVIIGSSAGEILGANVTEDTISLTAIEFENSTFKLGHQNILDTQKDAFEAGKKLADQLSSENLKHIFIVSEGSYVNGSALIDGIEAIHKDIPCTGGLCGDDARFEKTLVGYNENPKEGEIVAVGFYGDSLQITSAQYGGWTPFGPERVITKSDNNVLFELDNQPALDLYKKYLGDKASELPQSALLYPLSVKTEGRKEAIVRTILSIDEEKNAMILAGDVPEGSVVQLMMANIDKIADGASKAAEIAMESRDKDPQLALLVSCIGRKLVMDQRVEEEIEEVIEEVGEDAVITGFYSYGELAPFSNSTRCELHNQTMTLTLLSE; encoded by the coding sequence ATGAAAATTCAACAGTACCAAAGAAATAAAAATGGTAATTGGATACCAACTAAAACATTTGATGAAAAGCTTAAAAATCCATTGGTATTAGTATTTGGAAATCGATTTATTATAGAAAGAGAGCCCATCTTAGATGAGATAAAAGCTTTGTTTAATGAAAGTGAAGTGATAATAGGTTCTTCTGCAGGAGAAATTCTGGGAGCAAATGTTACGGAAGATACGATTTCTTTAACAGCTATCGAGTTCGAAAATAGTACATTTAAATTAGGTCATCAAAACATTTTGGATACTCAGAAGGATGCTTTTGAAGCTGGAAAAAAATTGGCAGATCAATTATCTTCAGAGAATCTGAAACACATTTTTATTGTTAGTGAAGGAAGTTATGTTAACGGCTCTGCTTTAATAGATGGAATAGAAGCGATACACAAAGATATACCTTGTACGGGAGGATTATGTGGAGATGATGCTAGGTTCGAAAAAACATTAGTAGGATATAATGAAAACCCAAAAGAAGGAGAAATTGTAGCAGTAGGGTTTTATGGAGATAGTTTACAGATTACAAGTGCTCAATATGGAGGATGGACTCCTTTTGGACCAGAACGTGTAATCACAAAATCAGATAACAATGTGTTATTTGAACTAGATAATCAACCAGCGCTAGATTTGTATAAGAAATATTTAGGAGATAAAGCATCAGAATTACCGCAATCGGCACTTTTATATCCTTTAAGTGTAAAAACAGAAGGAAGAAAAGAAGCGATAGTAAGAACAATTCTTTCTATTGATGAAGAAAAGAATGCGATGATTCTAGCAGGGGATGTGCCAGAAGGCTCAGTTGTGCAATTAATGATGGCCAATATTGATAAGATTGCTGATGGAGCTTCTAAAGCTGCAGAAATAGCTATGGAATCCAGAGACAAGGATCCGCAATTAGCATTGTTAGTAAGCTGTATTGGAAGAAAATTAGTAATGGATCAAAGAGTAGAAGAAGAAATTGAAGAGGTAATAGAAGAAGTAGGAGAAGATGCTGTAATAACTGGTTTTTATTCTTATGGAGAGTTAGCACCATTTAGTAATAGTACTAGATGTGAGCTTCATAATCAAACGATGACTTTAACCTTATTGAGTGAATAG
- a CDS encoding ATP-binding protein has product MNSLLKRQIRKKLSDDLKNHPEIQELLAAIDGSYNTYEEQFTMLQRAMSISSQELFDANKQLTEEAKQQRLVIERLNDAIKTLRSIDNKKDTEVATNIEDLTGIELATLIEEQAAKISDFEKQRAKILKDLEKSNEELTSYAQVVSHDLKSPLRNVSALITWIKEDADELSGTVLSHFGHIEQNIEKMDSMIGGILEYSLIDKKDKIVNEVDLNVLIYHTIESLHAPDFIEFSIDNKLPTIKKDPHRIKQLFQNLISNAVKGMDKEEGYIYIGSKEEEEYWEFYIKDNGKGIPEKYHEKIFKIFQSIDSTKESTGIGLSIVKKIIDYYEGKIWLESVVGKGTTFFFTIKK; this is encoded by the coding sequence ATGAATTCATTATTGAAAAGGCAGATAAGAAAAAAATTATCTGATGATTTAAAAAATCATCCTGAAATCCAGGAGCTTTTGGCTGCAATCGATGGTTCGTATAACACCTATGAAGAGCAGTTTACGATGTTACAAAGAGCTATGTCAATAAGTTCGCAAGAATTATTTGATGCTAATAAGCAACTAACAGAAGAAGCGAAACAACAACGATTAGTTATAGAACGACTAAATGATGCTATAAAAACACTTCGATCGATCGATAATAAAAAAGACACAGAAGTAGCAACTAATATTGAAGACCTTACAGGTATTGAATTAGCTACGTTGATTGAAGAGCAGGCGGCTAAAATCTCTGATTTTGAAAAACAGAGAGCTAAAATATTGAAGGACTTAGAAAAGAGTAATGAAGAATTAACGAGTTACGCACAAGTCGTTTCTCATGATTTAAAATCTCCATTACGAAATGTAAGTGCATTAATAACTTGGATAAAGGAAGATGCGGATGAGTTGAGCGGAACTGTTTTAAGTCATTTTGGGCATATAGAACAAAATATTGAAAAAATGGATAGCATGATTGGAGGAATTTTGGAATATTCTTTGATCGATAAAAAAGATAAAATTGTAAATGAGGTAGATTTAAATGTATTGATATATCATACAATAGAATCATTACATGCGCCAGATTTTATAGAATTTAGTATAGATAATAAGCTTCCGACAATAAAGAAAGATCCGCATAGGATCAAACAATTGTTTCAAAATTTGATTAGTAATGCAGTCAAAGGAATGGATAAAGAAGAAGGATACATTTATATTGGATCAAAAGAAGAAGAAGAGTATTGGGAATTTTACATAAAAGATAACGGGAAAGGAATACCGGAGAAGTATCACGAAAAGATTTTCAAAATATTTCAAAGTATTGATTCTACAAAAGAGTCAACTGGTATTGGATTATCTATAGTAAAAAAAATCATAGACTACTATGAAGGAAAAATTTGGTTGGAATCTGTCGTCGGAAAAGGAACTACCTTTTTCTTTACGATAAAAAAATAA
- a CDS encoding FIST signal transduction protein — MFISSTDPHDVAALIREKAAGRRVILTVPEKATLDIPQLIDELNKLEVQFIGGIFPKIIYQNGIYDEGIVVNFVDRVVTLFVTQNLKEKDFTIPSVHLDKEKDYCALTMVDGLTGNISNYLSELYRVFGTNCLYLGGGAGSLTLEQKPCVFSNEGFFMNAAITIIYETSGSIGVQHGWKKIEGPIIATKTDENIIQELNWRNAFEVYKEIIESDCGKEINEDNFFDIAKSYPFGIVKDNSECVVRDPIATNDKGELICVGEVFNNTVLDVLKGNEENLIESADRAARLAIENSENPTSGVIIDCISRTLFLEDSFQKELDKVVNLLKKENDQMFIGGALTLGEISSFNGYLELFNKTIVIGLFSRK, encoded by the coding sequence ATGTTTATAAGTTCTACAGATCCCCATGATGTAGCAGCTTTAATAAGGGAAAAAGCAGCAGGAAGAAGAGTAATTTTAACGGTACCAGAAAAAGCAACACTGGATATACCTCAGTTAATTGATGAATTAAATAAATTGGAAGTTCAGTTTATAGGAGGAATATTTCCGAAAATTATTTATCAAAATGGGATCTATGATGAAGGTATCGTTGTCAATTTTGTTGACCGAGTAGTGACCCTTTTTGTTACTCAAAATTTAAAAGAAAAAGATTTTACAATTCCTTCTGTCCATTTAGACAAAGAAAAAGACTATTGTGCTCTTACTATGGTAGATGGATTAACAGGTAATATTTCTAATTACCTATCAGAATTATATAGGGTATTTGGGACTAATTGTTTGTATTTAGGAGGAGGTGCAGGAAGTCTTACACTAGAGCAAAAACCATGTGTGTTTAGTAATGAAGGCTTTTTTATGAATGCCGCTATTACGATTATTTACGAAACATCGGGAAGTATAGGTGTACAACACGGATGGAAAAAAATTGAAGGACCAATTATAGCCACTAAAACAGATGAAAATATTATTCAAGAACTTAACTGGAGAAATGCTTTTGAGGTTTACAAGGAAATCATAGAATCTGACTGCGGGAAAGAAATTAACGAGGATAATTTTTTTGATATCGCAAAATCATATCCATTTGGAATTGTAAAAGATAATTCGGAATGTGTGGTAAGAGATCCAATTGCTACTAATGATAAAGGCGAGTTAATATGTGTTGGTGAAGTATTTAACAATACAGTATTAGATGTGTTAAAAGGTAATGAAGAAAATTTAATCGAATCCGCAGATAGAGCAGCTCGATTGGCTATAGAAAATTCTGAAAACCCTACGTCAGGTGTCATAATTGATTGTATATCCAGAACATTATTTTTAGAAGATTCTTTTCAGAAAGAGTTAGATAAAGTAGTAAATCTATTGAAAAAGGAAAATGACCAAATGTTTATTGGAGGAGCTTTAACATTAGGAGAGATATCTTCTTTTAATGGGTATCTAGAGCTTTTTAATAAGACAATAGTGATCGGATTATTTAGTAGAAAATGA
- a CDS encoding ATP-binding protein — translation MSVNINKHIADILQLYEFSMSIGKTLDFDKNCDNFLKLLLARKNLSGCCIISKEEDEYIRSYSYPVGLVDDSMMEHSEFLDDCFKGETIKAGKFVENKIVSSITTGGSWLFFNLKNDKGLILINHKGTPFSEVEINQLSPIIDKFSISLKACESFAKQDSLLRILTAQNKELREFTQAISHDLKSPLRNIVTLIAWTKELGESLQDDVVQNLENIEYNIEKMDNLIKGLHTYSTIDKFEENDKEINVESFLQEVIESLVVPDTVQFHIESNVSQLFMYPTLFQNLFYHLIDNAVNSIDKEKGEVYIKIKEEESYLNCSIKDNGKGIPEKYRERIFQLFESIDSKKECIGIGLPIVKKIVDYYKGDMQLESEVGVGTTFFITLQKE, via the coding sequence ATGAGTGTAAATATTAACAAACATATTGCAGATATTTTACAGCTTTATGAGTTTTCTATGTCCATAGGTAAGACCTTAGATTTTGATAAAAACTGTGACAATTTTTTAAAATTATTACTTGCTCGTAAAAACCTGAGCGGATGCTGTATAATTTCAAAAGAAGAAGATGAGTATATAAGATCTTATTCATATCCAGTTGGATTGGTTGATGACAGCATGATGGAACATAGTGAATTTTTAGATGATTGTTTTAAAGGTGAAACTATAAAGGCAGGTAAGTTTGTAGAGAATAAAATAGTTTCATCTATTACAACTGGAGGATCATGGCTGTTTTTTAACCTTAAGAATGATAAAGGTCTAATACTTATTAATCACAAAGGAACTCCGTTTAGTGAAGTAGAAATTAATCAGTTATCTCCTATAATAGATAAGTTTTCTATCTCTCTAAAAGCCTGTGAATCATTTGCTAAACAGGATAGTTTGTTGAGAATATTAACCGCACAAAACAAGGAGCTTAGAGAGTTTACACAGGCAATTTCACACGATTTAAAATCACCGTTAAGGAATATTGTAACTTTAATTGCATGGACAAAAGAACTTGGCGAGAGTTTACAAGATGATGTGGTGCAAAATTTAGAGAATATCGAGTATAACATAGAAAAAATGGATAACCTTATTAAAGGTTTACATACATACTCGACAATTGATAAGTTCGAAGAAAATGATAAAGAAATTAATGTAGAATCATTTTTACAAGAAGTGATAGAATCATTGGTGGTGCCCGATACGGTACAATTTCATATTGAGAGTAATGTGTCTCAATTATTTATGTATCCTACATTATTTCAAAACCTTTTTTATCATTTGATTGATAATGCTGTAAATAGTATAGATAAAGAAAAAGGAGAAGTTTATATTAAAATTAAGGAAGAAGAATCATATTTAAATTGTAGTATAAAGGATAATGGAAAGGGAATCCCTGAGAAATATCGTGAAAGAATTTTTCAACTATTTGAAAGTATAGATTCTAAAAAAGAATGTATTGGTATTGGATTACCGATTGTGAAGAAAATTGTAGATTACTATAAAGGTGATATGCAGTTAGAATCAGAGGTTGGTGTTGGTACTACATTTTTCATCACCTTACAAAAAGAGTAA
- a CDS encoding Hpt domain-containing protein: MVETPNLKYIKDLAAGSEEFEQKVIGIIKKEFPEEKKEFLKNYNAKAYIETAKDVHKLKHKIGMFGFEAEYKVTVDFEEGLKKDDISLYPKFMLILESIEDFLKII, translated from the coding sequence ATGGTAGAAACCCCAAACTTAAAATATATTAAAGACCTTGCCGCAGGTTCTGAAGAATTTGAACAAAAGGTAATTGGAATAATAAAAAAAGAATTTCCAGAAGAAAAAAAAGAATTTTTAAAAAATTATAATGCAAAAGCTTATATTGAAACTGCAAAAGATGTTCACAAGCTTAAGCACAAAATTGGCATGTTTGGATTCGAGGCAGAGTATAAAGTTACTGTTGACTTCGAAGAAGGTTTAAAAAAAGATGATATCTCATTATATCCAAAATTTATGCTAATTTTAGAGAGTATTGAAGATTTTTTGAAGATTATATAA
- a CDS encoding LytTR family DNA-binding domain-containing protein: protein MNCIIIDDEETARLIIQQLCSQVDQLNVIEEFPNAIQAIKFLNSNSIDLIFLDIHMPDFTGFDFIQTLKNPPKIVLTTSDEKFALEAFEYECIVDYLVKPITLPRFIKAIQKVESAPDVKSDSVAAKDNKEPSGISSGENDLYVNIDRRLIKIDIPTILIVEAKGDYILIKTEKQNYTVHSTLKKIEEKLPDDLFLKVHRSYIINTKKIIDIEDNSVLIAKDVIPVSRSNRPELMRRLNLL, encoded by the coding sequence ATGAATTGTATTATTATTGATGATGAAGAAACTGCAAGATTAATTATTCAACAACTTTGTTCTCAGGTAGATCAATTAAATGTGATTGAAGAATTTCCAAATGCAATTCAGGCCATCAAGTTTTTAAATAGTAATTCGATTGATTTAATATTTTTAGATATCCATATGCCTGATTTCACAGGCTTTGATTTCATACAGACATTAAAGAATCCGCCAAAAATAGTGTTAACGACTTCGGACGAGAAATTTGCTTTAGAAGCATTTGAATATGAGTGTATTGTGGATTATCTGGTGAAGCCAATAACATTACCACGTTTTATTAAAGCTATTCAGAAAGTAGAAAGTGCTCCAGATGTAAAATCTGATTCTGTAGCTGCAAAAGATAATAAAGAACCGTCAGGAATATCTTCTGGAGAAAATGACCTCTATGTAAATATTGATAGAAGATTGATAAAGATTGATATCCCAACAATTTTAATAGTTGAAGCAAAAGGAGATTATATTCTGATCAAAACAGAAAAGCAGAATTACACGGTACACTCTACCTTAAAAAAGATCGAAGAAAAATTACCGGATGATCTTTTCTTAAAAGTTCATAGGTCCTATATAATTAATACAAAAAAAATCATTGATATAGAGGATAATAGTGTTTTAATAGCTAAAGATGTTATTCCCGTTAGTCGATCAAATCGTCCAGAATTAATGAGAAGACTAAACCTTTTGTAG